A genome region from Glycine max cultivar Williams 82 chromosome 5, Glycine_max_v4.0, whole genome shotgun sequence includes the following:
- the LOC100796573 gene encoding CBS domain-containing protein CBSCBSPB3: MSGHITRRNSVPHKRPPSLSKKLENGSLSEPPSKASSPPPQEFDGGERTVKKLRLSKALTISEVTTVSEACRRMAARRVDAVLLTDSNVLLSGIMTDKDIATRVIAEGLRPEQTMVSKVMTRSPIFVTSDTLALEALQKMVQGKFRHLPVVENGEVIAILDITRCLYDAITRMEKAAEQGSAIAAAVEGVERHRGSNVSASALIEALRERMFKPSLSTLMGENTKVAIASPADPVYVAARKMRDLRVNSAVIVSLSGTKIQGILTSKDILMRVVAQNLSPELTLVEKVMTPNPDCASVDTTILDSLHMMHDGKFLHLPVVDKDGYVVACMDVLQITHAAISMVESSSGAVNDVANTIMQKFWDSAFNLEPPEDSDTHSEISGLMTSDGADTSKSAYQSVGFGNSFAFKFKDLSGRVHRFNCGTEHIDELVSTIMQRLDVNDVERPMILYEDDEGDKIVLATDSDLVSAVSYATSAGMKALKLHLDFGSSTKATTPKSCTATRQKTSALSMRSSIFASAIVITSIGMLVYLKRSKQ, from the exons ATGAGTGGTCACATAACGAGAAGGAACAGTGTTCCACACAAACGCCCTCCCTCCTTGTCCAAGAAGCTCGAAAACGGAAGCCTTAGCGAACCTCCCAGCAAGGCTTCTTCTCCGCCACCTCAAGA gTTTGATGGGGGAGAAAGGACAGTTAAGAAGCTTCGGTTGTCGAAAGCCCTCACTATATCTGAGGTGACGACGGTTTCTGAAGCGTGCCGTAGAATGGCCGCTCGGCGTGTGGATGCTGTTTTGTTGACTGATTCAAATGTTTTGCTCTCTGGAATCATGACTGACAAG GACATTGCTACTAGAGTTATAGCGGAGGGTTTACGGCCCGAGCAGACAATGGTGTCAAAAGTAATGACTCGGAGTCCTATATTTGTGACATCTGATACGCTAGCCTTAGAAGCTCTTCAGAAGATGGTCCAAG GTAAATTCAGGCACCTCCCTGTTGTGGAAAATGGTGAAGTCATTGCCATACTGGATATTACCAGATGTCTTTATGATGCCATAACTAGGATGGAGAAGGCTGCTGAGCAGGGCAGTGCCATTGCTGCTGCAGTTGAAGGGGTGGAACGCCACCGTGGTAGCAATGTATCTG CTAGTGCTTTGATAGAAGCATTGAGGGAACGCATGTTCAAGCCTTCCCTGTCAACTCTAATGGGTGAAAATACAAA GGTTGCTATTGCATCACCTGCGGATCCTGTCTATGTAGCAGCAAGGAAGATGCGGGACTTGCGTGTTAATTCAGCTGTTATTGTGTCCTTGTCGGGAACCAAGATTCAGGGTATACTCAC TTCAAAGGACATACTAATGCGTGTTGTGGCTCAAAATCTTTCTCCTGAGTTGACTCTCGTGGAAAAG GTAATGACTCCAAACCCAGATTGTGCATCAGTAGATACAACGATACTGGATTCTCTGCATATGATGCATGATGGGAAATTCTTACATCTTCCTGTGGTAGACAAAG ATGGGTATGTAGTGGCTTGCATGGATGTTTTGCAGATAACTCATGCTGCAATCTCCATG GTTGAGAGTAGCTCTGGAGCTGTTAATGATGTGGCAAATACAATTATGCAAAAATTTTGGGACTCAGCTTTTAATCTAGAACCACCGGAAGATTCTGATACTCATAG TGAAATTTCTGGGCTAATGACATCAGATGGGGCTGATACATCGAAGTCTGCATATCAATCTGTAGGTTTTGGAAATTCATTTGCCTTCAAATTTAAAGATCTCAGTGGCCGTGTGCATCGATTCAACTGTG GTACTGAACATATAGATGAGCTAGTTTCTACAATCATGCAGAGACTTGATGTGAATGATGTGGAACGCCCTATGATTTTG TatgaggatgatgaaggtgaTAAAATTGTTCTTGCAACTGATAGTGATCTTGTTTCTGCCGTCAGCTATGCTACATCTGCAGGAATGAAG GCTTTGAAGTTGCATTTGGATTTTGGGAGTTCAACGAAAGCAACAACTCCAAAATCTTGTACAGCCACTAGACAGAAAACTAGTGCTTTGTCTATGCGCTCTAGTATTTTTGCAAGTGCAATTGTTATAACAAGCATTGGCATGCTGGTTTACTTAAAGCGCTCCAAACAGTGA